In one Polaribacter sp. ALD11 genomic region, the following are encoded:
- a CDS encoding aldo/keto reductase: MKYTKLGNTEIKVSKICLGTMTWGKQNTQEEAFEQMDYALEQGVNFFDTAELYPVPATPELYADTEIIIGNWFQKTGNRDKVVLATKIAGGGDYTKHIRTGGFNRKNITEAIEASLKRLQTDYIDLYQLHWPDRGVNCFGTRDYPYKTASKEAENHLEILETLNDFVKKGTIKAFGLSNETPWGTMKYLETARAHNLVRPVTIQNSYSLIHRAYEIGMSEVSMREDIGLLAYSPLAQGVLSGKYLDGKKPEGARGTLFPRFTARYMGVSSLEAVKRYEAIAKKNGLTLSEMSLAFINQLPFVTSTIIGATKMSQLKENINSINIELSEETLKEIEAVHSDIPNPAP; this comes from the coding sequence ATGAAATATACAAAACTAGGAAATACAGAGATTAAAGTTTCTAAAATTTGTTTAGGAACCATGACTTGGGGAAAACAAAATACTCAAGAAGAAGCTTTTGAACAAATGGATTATGCTTTAGAACAAGGTGTCAATTTTTTTGATACCGCAGAATTATACCCTGTTCCTGCAACTCCTGAATTATATGCAGACACAGAAATAATTATTGGAAACTGGTTTCAAAAAACAGGAAATAGAGACAAAGTAGTTTTAGCAACTAAAATTGCTGGTGGTGGCGATTATACAAAACATATTAGAACTGGCGGCTTCAATAGAAAAAACATCACAGAAGCCATAGAAGCAAGTTTAAAAAGGTTGCAAACAGATTATATAGATTTGTACCAATTGCATTGGCCAGATCGTGGTGTAAATTGTTTTGGTACTAGAGATTATCCGTATAAAACAGCCTCAAAAGAGGCCGAAAATCATTTAGAGATTTTAGAAACACTAAACGATTTTGTGAAAAAAGGGACTATTAAAGCATTCGGACTTTCAAATGAAACTCCTTGGGGAACCATGAAATATTTAGAAACAGCCAGAGCACACAATTTAGTAAGACCCGTTACGATTCAAAATTCATATTCTCTAATTCATAGAGCGTATGAAATAGGAATGTCTGAGGTTTCTATGAGAGAAGACATTGGTTTGTTAGCATATTCGCCTTTAGCGCAAGGTGTTTTGTCTGGTAAATATTTAGACGGTAAGAAGCCAGAAGGTGCGAGAGGAACCTTGTTTCCGCGTTTTACGGCACGTTATATGGGTGTTAGTTCTCTAGAGGCTGTAAAAAGATATGAAGCAATTGCAAAGAAAAACGGACTTACCTTATCTGAAATGTCTTTGGCGTTCATCAATCAATTGCCATTTGTAACTAGTACTATTATTGGAGCAACAAAAATGAGCCAGTTAAAAGAAAATATCAATTCTATAAATATTGAGTTGTCTGAAGAAACCTTAAAAGAAATTGAAGCAGTACATTCAGATATTCCAAATCCTGCGCCTTAA
- a CDS encoding DUF6370 family protein, giving the protein MKKLLFLSILIFTLSCSNKKEVTQVAEVSCGQCQFELDSQNGCDLAVRIDDKAYFVDGFNIDDFGDAHDEHTGFCEVVRKAAVSGVVENGRFKATSIKLVDDLE; this is encoded by the coding sequence ATGAAAAAATTACTTTTTTTATCAATCCTTATCTTTACACTTTCTTGTTCAAACAAAAAAGAAGTTACGCAAGTTGCAGAAGTTTCTTGTGGTCAATGTCAGTTTGAGTTAGACAGTCAAAATGGTTGCGATTTAGCAGTTCGTATAGATGATAAAGCCTATTTTGTAGATGGTTTTAATATTGATGATTTTGGTGATGCCCATGATGAACACACAGGTTTTTGCGAAGTAGTTAGAAAAGCAGCAGTTTCTGGTGTTGTAGAAAACGGACGTTTTAAAGCGACTTCTATAAAGTTGGTAGACGATTTAGAGTAA
- a CDS encoding DUF2452 domain-containing protein produces the protein MKKDAEKKPDLVVFNEETQKYDAALKPYGTSASSPVIKPTNTATWTADGVRRTNKILKGKFEEVRKEYELLMEKFQYNDMLYNAKFGFEPIIGETYHLYINKKEELFLSIIEPSEWSLEFKGSFRLNSDKMWEKIESISNKEE, from the coding sequence ATGAAGAAAGACGCAGAAAAAAAGCCAGATTTAGTTGTTTTTAATGAAGAAACACAAAAATATGACGCTGCTTTAAAACCCTACGGGACCTCTGCGAGTTCGCCAGTAATTAAACCTACAAATACTGCAACTTGGACGGCAGATGGCGTAAGACGTACAAATAAAATACTCAAAGGGAAGTTTGAAGAAGTAAGAAAAGAGTATGAGCTATTGATGGAGAAATTTCAATACAATGACATGTTGTACAATGCGAAATTTGGTTTTGAGCCTATTATTGGCGAAACATATCACTTATATATAAATAAAAAAGAAGAATTATTTTTATCGATTATAGAACCTAGCGAATGGAGTTTAGAGTTTAAAGGATCTTTTAGGTTAAACTCAGATAAAATGTGGGAAAAAATTGAAAGTATTTCAAATAAAGAAGAATAA
- a CDS encoding glutamine--tRNA ligase/YqeY domain fusion protein — translation MSEEKKSLNFLEHIIEEDLANGMPKENLRFRFPPEPNGYLHIGHTKAIGISFGLGETYNAPVNLRFDDTNPAKEEQEYVDAIKKDISWLGYSWANECYSSDYFQQLFDWAVLLIKDGKAYVDSQSSEEMRAQKGTPTKVGTNSPFRTRSVAENLELFQGMKDGKFKEGEHTLRAKIDMENPNMLLRDPLMYRVMFKTHHRTGDDWCIYPMYDWTHGESDYIEQISHSLCSLEFKPHRELYNWFRDNVVDYSRSEYPNAPKQREFSRLNLSYTIMSKRKLLTLVENGIVNGWDDPRMPTISGLRRRGYTPESIKSFVETVGVSKRENIIDVALLEFKIREDLNKTAKRVMGVLDPVKVIIDNYPEGKEEFLTAEYNDYEDGFGTREVPFSREIYIEREDFREEANKKFFRLKLGKEVRLKNAYFITATSCEKDENGEITVIHCTYDPLTKSGMDTEESKRKVKGTLHWVSIKHAVKAEVRAYDRLFLDEAPDSHKDKDFMEFINPDSLEVITAFVEPSLQTAKIGERFQFQRMGYFNVDDDTTTDNLIFNKIVGLRDSWGGK, via the coding sequence ATGTCTGAAGAGAAAAAATCGCTCAATTTTTTAGAGCATATTATTGAAGAGGATTTAGCAAACGGAATGCCAAAAGAAAACTTACGTTTCCGTTTTCCGCCAGAACCAAATGGGTATTTGCATATTGGTCACACCAAAGCAATCGGAATTAGTTTCGGTTTGGGTGAGACGTATAATGCGCCTGTAAATTTGCGTTTTGACGATACAAATCCTGCAAAAGAAGAACAAGAGTATGTAGACGCTATTAAGAAAGATATTTCTTGGTTGGGCTATTCTTGGGCAAATGAATGTTATTCTTCAGACTATTTTCAGCAATTGTTCGATTGGGCAGTTTTGTTGATAAAAGATGGAAAAGCGTATGTAGATTCTCAATCTTCGGAAGAAATGAGAGCGCAAAAAGGTACGCCAACGAAGGTTGGTACAAATAGTCCTTTTAGAACGCGTTCTGTGGCAGAAAACTTGGAATTGTTCCAAGGAATGAAAGACGGAAAATTTAAGGAAGGTGAACATACTTTGCGTGCTAAGATTGATATGGAGAACCCAAATATGTTACTGCGTGATCCTTTAATGTACAGAGTTATGTTTAAAACACACCATAGAACTGGTGATGATTGGTGTATTTATCCGATGTACGATTGGACGCATGGTGAGAGTGATTATATTGAGCAAATTTCACATTCTTTGTGTTCTTTAGAGTTTAAACCTCACAGAGAATTGTACAATTGGTTTCGTGATAATGTTGTTGATTATAGTAGATCTGAATACCCGAATGCACCAAAACAACGTGAGTTTTCTCGTTTGAATTTGAGTTATACAATTATGAGTAAACGTAAATTGTTGACGTTGGTTGAAAATGGAATTGTTAATGGTTGGGACGATCCAAGAATGCCAACAATTTCTGGTTTACGTAGACGTGGTTATACACCAGAATCTATTAAAAGTTTTGTGGAAACGGTTGGTGTTTCTAAACGTGAAAATATAATTGATGTGGCACTTTTAGAGTTTAAAATTCGTGAGGATTTAAATAAAACAGCTAAAAGAGTGATGGGAGTTTTAGATCCTGTGAAAGTAATTATTGATAATTATCCTGAAGGAAAAGAAGAATTTCTAACGGCTGAGTATAATGATTATGAAGATGGTTTTGGAACTAGAGAGGTTCCTTTTTCTAGAGAGATTTACATAGAACGTGAAGATTTTAGAGAAGAAGCGAACAAGAAGTTCTTCCGTTTAAAATTAGGAAAAGAAGTCCGTTTAAAAAATGCTTATTTTATTACAGCTACTAGTTGTGAAAAAGATGAAAATGGAGAAATTACCGTTATTCATTGTACGTATGATCCATTGACAAAATCTGGAATGGATACAGAAGAAAGCAAGCGTAAAGTAAAGGGTACTTTGCATTGGGTTTCTATAAAACATGCTGTAAAAGCAGAGGTTAGAGCTTATGACAGATTGTTTTTAGATGAAGCGCCAGACTCTCATAAAGATAAAGATTTTATGGAGTTTATAAATCCTGATTCTTTGGAAGTGATTACCGCTTTTGTAGAACCAAGTTTACAAACAGCAAAAATTGGAGAACGTTTTCAGTTTCAACGTATGGGATATTTTAATGTTGATGATGATACCACTACAGACAATTTAATTTTTAATAAAATTGTTGGATTAAGAGATTCTTGGGGTGGCAAATAA
- a CDS encoding zinc ribbon domain-containing protein, producing the protein MSDQIRNYTCPKCDSKTYKLGEMRATGGTLSKIFDIQNQKFTSVTCTRCTYTEFYKTKTSGISNVFDFFTS; encoded by the coding sequence ATGAGCGATCAAATTAGAAATTACACGTGTCCGAAATGCGACTCTAAAACCTATAAGTTAGGAGAAATGCGAGCAACTGGCGGAACCTTATCAAAGATTTTCGATATTCAAAATCAGAAATTTACTAGTGTAACTTGTACACGTTGTACCTATACAGAATTCTATAAAACCAAAACAAGCGGAATTAGCAATGTTTTCGACTTTTTTACGAGTTAA